In the Novosphingobium sp. 9 genome, one interval contains:
- a CDS encoding PEP-CTERM sorting domain-containing protein, whose product MIRKTLLAAALVAGSSITAATPALAHGGGSSGGCFLLIFCTPSSSGGSSSGGSSSGGSSSSSSSSSSGGWSSSTSGGTTSTSGGTTTSGGTTSTSGGTTTSGGTTSTSGGTTTSGGTTSTSGGTTTSGGTTSTSGGSTSGGSSGGSTAVPEPGMLGMMGLGLVGLAVARRRRTATKK is encoded by the coding sequence ATGATCCGCAAGACGCTCCTCGCCGCCGCGCTCGTCGCTGGTTCTTCGATCACTGCCGCCACTCCGGCGCTGGCCCATGGCGGCGGCTCTTCGGGCGGCTGCTTCCTGCTGATCTTCTGCACCCCCAGCTCCTCGGGCGGCTCGTCGTCGGGCGGCAGCAGCTCGGGTGGTTCGAGCAGCTCGTCCTCGTCGTCCAGCTCGGGCGGCTGGAGCTCCTCGACCTCGGGCGGCACCACGTCGACTTCGGGTGGCACCACCACTTCGGGCGGTACGACTTCGACCTCCGGCGGCACCACCACTTCGGGTGGTACGACCTCGACTTCGGGTGGCACCACCACCTCGGGTGGCACGACCTCGACTTCGGGTGGCACCACCACCTCGGGTGGCACGACCTCGACCTCGGGCGGTTCGACTTCGGGCGGCTCGTCGGGCGGCAGCACGGCCGTTCCGGAGCCGGGCATGCTCGGCATGATGGGCCTTGGCCTCGTCGGTCTGGCCGTTGCCCGCCGCCGTCGCACTGCTACCAAGAAGTAA
- a CDS encoding ectonucleotide pyrophosphatase/phosphodiesterase — MSRFAPLLGALLALSPVPALAHQGTAQAATSSSKRPVVILVSIDGFRADYLQRGITPNLSALAAKGISAAMRPSFPSKTFPNHWALVTGEYPDHNGIVGNTFEDPRRPGETFTMKSDDPFWWDEAEPIWVAAEKAGIRTATMFWPGSNIGWGGTMAQHGYPVVTGGTRPEDWQQYNGAVDATQRVNAVLDWMRRPAAIRPRLVTLYFDTVDTAGHMYGPDDARTNDAIHDVDSHIGDLVAGLKAQGIKADVIVVADHGMAAISSQRVVALDKVADPALYRIVDSGPFASLQPTEGNTAKLEAALLAPHDHMQCWRKGEIPARLHYGTNPRIAPYFCLAETGWQIAATAPTEEKTGGSHGWDNAAPEMAALFVAAGPDIERKGALPAFDNVDVEPLVRDLLGLAPKPEADGNDAPFKAALRK; from the coding sequence ATGTCGCGATTCGCTCCCCTGCTCGGCGCCCTGCTGGCGCTCTCGCCCGTTCCCGCTCTCGCCCATCAGGGAACTGCTCAGGCAGCAACGTCTTCGAGCAAGCGACCCGTCGTCATTCTGGTCTCCATCGACGGCTTCCGGGCAGATTACCTCCAGCGGGGTATCACGCCCAATCTCTCGGCGCTGGCGGCGAAAGGCATCTCGGCGGCGATGCGCCCCTCGTTTCCGTCCAAGACCTTCCCCAATCACTGGGCGCTCGTGACTGGTGAATACCCCGACCACAACGGCATCGTCGGCAACACCTTCGAAGACCCGCGCCGCCCCGGCGAGACATTCACGATGAAAAGCGATGATCCGTTCTGGTGGGACGAGGCCGAGCCGATCTGGGTCGCCGCCGAAAAGGCGGGCATCCGCACCGCGACGATGTTCTGGCCCGGATCGAACATCGGCTGGGGCGGCACCATGGCACAGCACGGCTATCCGGTTGTCACGGGCGGCACGCGCCCCGAGGACTGGCAGCAGTACAACGGCGCCGTCGATGCCACCCAGCGCGTCAATGCCGTGCTCGACTGGATGCGCCGCCCCGCTGCCATCCGCCCGCGCCTCGTCACGCTCTATTTCGACACGGTGGATACGGCGGGCCACATGTACGGCCCCGACGATGCCCGCACCAACGATGCGATCCACGACGTCGACAGCCACATCGGCGATCTGGTCGCGGGGCTCAAGGCGCAAGGCATCAAGGCCGACGTGATCGTCGTGGCCGACCATGGCATGGCAGCGATTTCCAGCCAGCGGGTGGTCGCGCTCGACAAGGTGGCCGATCCGGCGCTCTACCGGATCGTCGATTCGGGGCCTTTCGCATCGCTTCAGCCGACCGAGGGCAACACCGCGAAACTGGAAGCCGCCCTACTCGCCCCGCACGACCACATGCAATGCTGGCGCAAGGGCGAAATTCCGGCGCGGCTGCACTACGGCACCAACCCGCGCATCGCGCCCTACTTCTGCCTTGCCGAGACCGGCTGGCAGATCGCCGCCACCGCACCCACCGAGGAAAAGACCGGCGGCAGCCATGGCTGGGACAATGCCGCGCCCGAAATGGCCGCGCTGTTCGTCGCCGCAGGCCCCGACATCGAGCGCAAAGGCGCGCTCCCCGCGTTCGACAACGTGGACGTGGAACCGCTGGTGCGCGACCTCCTCGGCCTCGCGCCCAAGCCCGAGGCGGACGGAAACGATGCTCCGTTCAAGGCCGCGTTGCGCAAATAA
- the ychF gene encoding redox-regulated ATPase YchF, translated as MGFRCGIVGLPNVGKSTLFNALTETQAAQAANYPFCTIEPNVGQVGVPDVRLDKLAAIAGSAKIIPTQLSFVDIAGLVRGASKGEGLGNQFLGNIREVDAVVHVLRCFENDDIQHVDNKVDPIADAETVETELLLSDLESLEKRVPAAQKKATQGDKEAKITASVLGQALDLLRDGKPARLTQPKDEDEARIFAQAQLLTAKPVLYVCNVEEECAAEGNDFSKRVFEKAKAENATAVIVSAAIEADLVGMDMEERLVFLEEMGLHETGLARIIRAGYELLELLTFFTVGPKEARAWTVHKGAKAPEAAGTIHSDMQRGFIRAETIAYEDFVTLGGESAAKEAGKLRQEGKEYLVADGDVMHFKFNV; from the coding sequence ATGGGTTTCCGTTGCGGGATCGTGGGCCTGCCGAATGTCGGCAAGTCGACCTTGTTCAATGCGCTGACCGAGACGCAGGCCGCGCAGGCGGCGAACTATCCGTTCTGCACGATCGAGCCGAACGTCGGCCAGGTCGGCGTGCCCGACGTGCGGCTGGACAAGCTGGCCGCGATTGCCGGCTCGGCCAAGATCATCCCGACGCAGCTTTCGTTCGTCGACATCGCCGGTCTTGTACGTGGCGCCTCGAAGGGTGAAGGCCTTGGCAACCAGTTCCTCGGCAACATTCGCGAGGTCGATGCCGTCGTCCACGTGCTGCGCTGCTTCGAAAACGACGATATCCAGCACGTCGACAACAAGGTCGATCCCATCGCCGATGCCGAGACGGTCGAGACCGAGCTGCTGCTCTCCGACCTCGAAAGCCTCGAAAAGCGCGTGCCCGCAGCCCAGAAGAAGGCGACGCAGGGCGACAAGGAAGCCAAGATCACCGCATCGGTGCTCGGGCAGGCACTGGACCTGCTGCGCGACGGCAAGCCCGCGCGCCTGACCCAGCCCAAGGATGAGGACGAAGCCCGCATCTTCGCACAGGCACAGCTGCTCACGGCCAAGCCGGTGCTCTACGTCTGCAACGTCGAGGAAGAGTGCGCTGCCGAGGGCAACGATTTCTCGAAGCGCGTGTTCGAGAAGGCCAAGGCCGAGAACGCAACCGCCGTCATCGTCTCCGCCGCGATCGAAGCCGATCTGGTCGGCATGGACATGGAAGAGCGCCTCGTCTTCCTTGAGGAAATGGGCCTGCACGAAACCGGCCTCGCGCGGATCATCCGCGCCGGGTACGAGCTGCTCGAACTGCTCACCTTCTTCACCGTCGGTCCCAAGGAAGCCCGCGCCTGGACCGTCCACAAGGGCGCCAAGGCGCCCGAGGCCGCGGGCACCATCCACTCCGACATGCAGCGCGGCTTCATCCGCGCCGAGACCATCGCCTACGAGGACTTCGTAACGCTCGGCGGCGAGAGCGCGGCCAAGGAAGCGGGCAAGCTGCGTCAGGAAGGCAAGGAGTATCTCGTAGCCGATGGCGACGTGATGCACTTCAAGTTCAACGTCTGA
- the pth gene encoding aminoacyl-tRNA hydrolase, which yields MQLWVGLGNPGAQYALNRHNVGFMAIDALAEIHNFGPVQKKFQGWLQEGRIGRDKVLLLKPATFMNESGRAVSEAMRFYKLEPDALTVFHDELDIDPFRVKVKQGGGHAGHNGLRSIAQHIGPDYRRIRLGIGHPGHKDRVTGYVLGNYTKAEMDPLADMLGAVAAEADRLVDGDDTRFMNDVALRMRD from the coding sequence ATGCAGCTGTGGGTCGGCCTCGGCAATCCGGGCGCGCAATATGCGCTCAACCGTCACAACGTGGGCTTCATGGCGATCGACGCGCTGGCCGAGATCCACAATTTCGGCCCGGTGCAGAAGAAGTTTCAGGGCTGGCTGCAGGAAGGCCGCATCGGTCGCGACAAGGTCCTGCTGCTCAAGCCTGCCACCTTCATGAACGAAAGCGGCCGCGCGGTGAGCGAGGCGATGCGCTTCTACAAGCTGGAGCCCGATGCCCTCACCGTGTTCCACGACGAACTCGATATCGATCCCTTCCGCGTCAAGGTGAAGCAGGGCGGCGGTCATGCCGGACACAACGGCCTGCGCTCGATCGCCCAGCATATCGGCCCGGACTATCGCCGCATCCGCCTTGGCATCGGCCATCCCGGCCACAAGGATCGCGTGACCGGCTATGTGCTGGGCAACTACACCAAGGCCGAAATGGACCCGCTCGCCGACATGCTGGGCGCCGTGGCCGCCGAGGCAGACCGGCTGGTCGATGGCGACGATACCCGCTTCATGAATGACGTTGCCCTGCGAATGCGCGATTGA
- a CDS encoding tetratricopeptide repeat protein, with product MRTLVRLLAPLPALALLAGCGDSPETLYAKAQADFASENYVAARVLLSKALDKRPGDVAMLVLLMRAQLRLDDPDGAETTLRRLQKAGADEAQLSPLRAELALLEGDPKAALSLIGADATLEGWKVRAQAQLALGDEKGAVFSFEKGLALGDDTELETAYARYCLQSGDVDGAARIYDRMKASDPKAYETLVLAGDIAAARGQGDAAIAAYRAASAAFPQEIAPVIALANQYDAKGAFDDEAQAVAQAGKLAPDNPDVQVLQIRELYRQGAWEKIRLTLQDQDSDLDPASPIGLSYAEALLHTGHSEQARVMLNRATLRAPGNPYSQMLLGIAQLQSGDPQSAWNTLFPLTKSALVNPEALRMAEKAGRMIHAPEAPLLAVRLQPDRLKVHTALVDQGAAAMAAHDWSRAMAVYGKLSAEGPPDPEVFKRLALASDGLGQHAAAIGYADKSLALAPDDTDVLYVGGLVRSNAGIDLAAAERMLSQASSAAPQNRVLATALAKVKRMRGAAATS from the coding sequence ATGAGGACTCTCGTTCGCCTTCTCGCACCGCTTCCGGCGCTCGCTTTGCTGGCGGGATGCGGGGACAGTCCCGAAACGCTCTATGCCAAGGCGCAGGCCGATTTCGCCTCGGAGAACTACGTGGCGGCGCGCGTGCTGCTCTCGAAGGCGCTCGACAAGAGGCCCGGCGATGTTGCGATGCTGGTGCTGCTGATGCGCGCGCAACTGCGGCTGGACGATCCCGACGGCGCGGAGACGACGCTGCGGCGATTGCAGAAGGCCGGGGCAGACGAGGCGCAGCTTAGCCCCTTGCGGGCCGAACTGGCCTTGCTGGAGGGCGATCCAAAGGCGGCGCTGTCGCTGATCGGCGCCGACGCCACGCTCGAAGGCTGGAAAGTGCGGGCGCAGGCGCAACTGGCGCTGGGGGACGAGAAGGGCGCGGTGTTCTCGTTCGAAAAGGGGCTCGCGCTCGGCGACGATACCGAGCTGGAAACCGCCTATGCCCGTTACTGCCTGCAATCGGGCGACGTGGACGGCGCGGCGCGCATCTATGACCGGATGAAGGCGAGCGACCCCAAAGCCTACGAGACGCTGGTGCTGGCGGGCGACATCGCTGCCGCGCGCGGGCAGGGCGATGCGGCCATCGCGGCTTACCGCGCCGCCAGTGCGGCGTTCCCGCAAGAGATCGCGCCGGTCATCGCACTCGCCAACCAGTACGACGCGAAAGGCGCGTTCGACGATGAGGCGCAGGCCGTGGCGCAGGCGGGCAAGCTCGCGCCCGACAATCCCGATGTGCAGGTGCTCCAGATCCGCGAACTCTACCGGCAGGGGGCGTGGGAGAAGATCCGCCTGACCTTGCAGGATCAGGACAGCGATCTCGATCCGGCCTCTCCAATCGGGCTGTCCTATGCGGAGGCGCTGCTGCACACCGGCCATTCGGAGCAGGCGCGGGTGATGCTCAACCGCGCGACATTGCGCGCGCCGGGGAATCCCTATTCGCAGATGCTGCTGGGCATCGCGCAGTTGCAGTCGGGCGATCCGCAAAGCGCGTGGAACACGCTGTTTCCGCTGACGAAATCCGCCCTCGTGAACCCCGAGGCGCTGCGCATGGCGGAGAAGGCGGGGCGGATGATCCATGCGCCCGAAGCCCCGTTGCTGGCTGTGAGGCTCCAGCCCGACCGGCTCAAGGTGCACACGGCGCTGGTCGATCAGGGCGCGGCAGCGATGGCCGCGCACGATTGGAGCCGGGCGATGGCGGTCTATGGCAAGCTGTCGGCGGAAGGTCCGCCCGATCCCGAAGTGTTCAAGCGGCTGGCGCTGGCCAGCGACGGACTGGGCCAGCATGCCGCGGCGATCGGCTATGCCGACAAGTCGCTGGCGCTCGCGCCGGACGATACCGATGTGCTCTATGTCGGCGGGCTGGTTCGCTCGAATGCAGGGATCGATCTGGCGGCAGCGGAGAGGATGCTGTCCCAGGCATCGAGCGCTGCGCCGCAGAACAGGGTGCTGGCAACCGCTTTGGCCAAAGTGAAGCGGATGCGCGGGGCGGCGGCAACGAGCTGA